A region of Paenibacillus sp. 37 DNA encodes the following proteins:
- the hemH gene encoding ferrochelatase, with product MTNTVGVLVMSYGTPENMESVEAYYTHIRRGRPPEPEQLKELTDRYEAIVGGVFPLRENTDNQVKALQETLNRDERGTDVEFRCYQGLKHAYPFIEDGVEQMAKDGIQTAIGIVLAPHFSTMSVGSYIKRAREKAEELGVHMSFIESYHLHPKLIQALSTRVSAKLDAFEEAGAKRGDVKVLFSAHSLPARIVEMGDPYPQQLLETSEVIASRVGITNWQFTWQSAGRTAEPWLGPDILDTLQELSREQVEDVLVAPIGFVSDHLEVLYDLDIEAKSIAKEIDMRLMRIDSLNSDPLYMETLSDVIISQWQQGSDE from the coding sequence ATGACTAATACTGTAGGTGTACTGGTGATGTCGTATGGCACACCAGAAAATATGGAGAGTGTTGAAGCGTATTACACACATATCCGCAGAGGACGTCCGCCTGAACCGGAGCAATTGAAGGAACTGACGGATCGTTATGAAGCGATTGTTGGCGGTGTGTTCCCCCTTCGGGAGAACACAGACAATCAGGTCAAGGCCCTTCAAGAGACATTAAACCGCGATGAGCGTGGCACTGATGTGGAATTCCGTTGTTATCAAGGACTGAAGCATGCTTATCCGTTTATTGAGGATGGCGTGGAGCAGATGGCGAAGGATGGAATTCAGACAGCGATTGGTATTGTACTGGCTCCTCACTTTTCCACGATGAGTGTAGGCAGTTATATCAAACGTGCGCGTGAAAAAGCAGAAGAGCTGGGCGTTCATATGTCCTTTATTGAGAGTTATCATCTGCATCCGAAGTTAATCCAGGCGTTGTCCACACGTGTCAGTGCCAAGTTGGATGCGTTCGAAGAAGCTGGAGCAAAACGCGGAGATGTGAAGGTGTTGTTTAGTGCGCACAGTCTGCCGGCACGTATTGTGGAGATGGGTGATCCATACCCGCAACAATTGCTGGAAACTTCGGAAGTGATTGCCTCACGTGTAGGCATAACCAATTGGCAATTTACGTGGCAGAGTGCCGGACGAACAGCTGAGCCTTGGCTTGGACCGGATATTCTGGATACGTTACAGGAGCTTTCTCGTGAACAGGTAGAGGATGTACTTGTGGCACCAATCGGGTTTGTCTCGGATCATCTCGAAGTACTCTATGATCTCGATATTGAGGCCAAATCGATTGCCAAAGAAATTGATATGCGCCTGATGCGTATTGATTCTCTCAATAGCGATCCTCTATACATGGAGACATTAAGCGACGTTATTATAAGCCAATGGCAGCAAGGGTCGGATGAGTAA
- the hemE gene encoding uroporphyrinogen decarboxylase, producing the protein MSYNDRLIRASFKQQVDRVPVWYMRQAGRYDPEYRKIKEKYSLLEICKQPELAAEVTLMPVRKLGVDAAILYSDIMNPVASLGIDFDIVKNIGPVIDNPIRSAADVDRLRPIDVEGDLSHILETIRILDKELDVPLITFAGAPFTIASYLIEGRPSKGYIRTKTMMYSEPEVWHKLMQKLGDMVITYVRAHIANGGKAFQLFDSWVGALSPKDFRTYVLPTITRIFTELSDLNVPKIYFPGVASGELLPALHNLQADVIGLDWRVSISEGRQRLGGKFAVQGNLDPYLLTAPMELIKEQAKVIIDEGIKEPGYIFNLGHGLFPEASLEKLRELTAYIHEYSAEAMKTGVTVTND; encoded by the coding sequence ATGAGCTATAATGATCGACTGATTCGGGCAAGTTTCAAACAACAGGTAGACCGTGTCCCGGTATGGTACATGCGTCAAGCTGGACGTTACGATCCTGAATATCGCAAAATTAAAGAAAAGTACTCCTTGCTAGAAATCTGCAAACAACCCGAGCTGGCGGCTGAAGTTACACTTATGCCGGTACGCAAACTTGGTGTAGATGCGGCTATTTTGTATTCCGATATTATGAATCCGGTTGCCTCTCTGGGCATTGATTTTGACATTGTAAAAAATATTGGTCCAGTTATTGATAATCCTATTCGGTCTGCTGCAGATGTGGATCGGCTACGTCCCATCGACGTAGAAGGAGATCTGTCACATATTCTGGAAACCATTCGAATTCTGGATAAGGAGCTTGATGTGCCTCTTATTACGTTTGCGGGCGCACCATTCACGATTGCGAGTTATCTGATTGAAGGCCGACCTTCGAAAGGTTATATCCGCACCAAAACGATGATGTACAGCGAGCCTGAGGTGTGGCACAAGCTGATGCAGAAGCTTGGTGATATGGTTATTACATATGTCCGTGCGCATATTGCGAATGGCGGTAAGGCATTTCAGTTGTTTGACAGCTGGGTTGGAGCACTTTCTCCCAAAGACTTCAGAACATATGTGTTGCCTACGATTACCCGTATCTTTACCGAATTATCGGATTTGAATGTACCGAAGATTTATTTCCCTGGTGTTGCATCCGGTGAGTTGTTGCCAGCACTGCATAATCTGCAAGCCGATGTGATTGGACTGGACTGGAGAGTATCCATTTCGGAAGGGCGTCAACGTCTTGGTGGCAAGTTTGCAGTACAGGGTAACCTGGACCCATATTTGCTGACTGCCCCAATGGAACTGATTAAAGAGCAAGCCAAAGTGATTATTGACGAAGGAATCAAGGAGCCGGGATATATTTTCAACCTCGGACACGGATTATTTCCTGAAGCATCGCTAGAGAAGCTCAGAGAACTAACGGCGTATATTCATGAATATTCTGCCGAAGCAATGAAGACTGGAGTGACGGTAACCAATGACTAA
- a CDS encoding glycerophosphodiester phosphodiesterase, which translates to MNNLCVAHRGFSSIAPENTMAAFLMAMERPEVQWMELDVQLSRDGVPVIIHDFTVDRTTNGKGLVRETDWADLQRLDAGAWKNKSYKGERIPALSELLDRSCGRVRLNIELKTQGDMYPGLPAAVIHEVRKRHMQNDVVITSFEPAALIEVKKLAPEIQTGLIIDARPGDLLTALQQMNCTFLSIGYTNVDKSLMNDMRSAGIRVMAWTVDDKTIMKKLAAVDPELMLCTNRPDVWELAFQETSSRFFRP; encoded by the coding sequence ATGAACAACCTTTGTGTAGCGCACCGTGGATTTTCTTCTATTGCACCAGAGAATACGATGGCTGCGTTTCTAATGGCCATGGAACGGCCTGAAGTTCAGTGGATGGAGCTGGATGTGCAGTTGTCGCGTGATGGTGTGCCAGTAATCATTCATGATTTTACAGTGGATCGCACCACGAATGGAAAGGGTCTGGTTCGGGAAACCGATTGGGCAGATCTGCAACGTTTGGATGCCGGAGCATGGAAAAACAAGTCTTACAAAGGCGAACGCATTCCGGCGCTAAGTGAATTGTTAGATCGCTCGTGCGGCAGAGTACGTTTGAACATTGAACTGAAAACGCAGGGAGACATGTACCCGGGTCTGCCTGCGGCTGTTATACATGAAGTGAGAAAAAGACATATGCAAAATGATGTTGTAATCACCTCATTTGAACCAGCCGCTCTGATCGAAGTGAAGAAACTTGCACCGGAGATCCAGACGGGGCTGATTATCGATGCACGACCAGGTGATCTGTTAACTGCCCTGCAGCAGATGAATTGTACATTTCTCTCGATTGGATACACCAATGTAGACAAATCCTTAATGAACGATATGCGGAGTGCAGGCATTCGGGTGATGGCTTGGACAGTAGATGACAAGACCATTATGAAGAAACTGGCCGCAGTTGATCCAGAACTCATGTTATGTACGAACCGTCCTGACGTATGGGAGCTGGCATTTCAGGAGACGAGCAGCCGATTCTTCAGACCGTAA
- a CDS encoding aryl-sulfate sulfotransferase, translated as MGHSTIYPTGATLYNPDKAWGGYTVYQAGEEGVVLIDMNGKEVHLWKGLLGFPAKILPGGYVLGSTGRRDPKFGIQDNVDLVQVDWDGNIVWKYNSYEHIEDPGYEPLWYARQHHDYQREGNPVGYYAPGLAPKTKSGKTLILAHKNVSNPQISDKPLLDDAIIEVDWEGKVLWEWLPNEHFEELGFDEAARNVLFRDPNTRSFGHLGGGVGDWLHINSASYVGPNRFYEDGDERFHPDNIIWDAREANIIAITDRQSGKIVWRLGPDYTSTEAKHIGTIIGQHHAHIIPQGLPGEGNLLVFDNGGWAGYGLPNPASPFGLKHAIRDHSRVLEINPVTLEIVWQYTSAEAGFSVPTDSYKFYSPYISSAQRLPNGNTLITEGSNGRLFEVTAEHELVWEYVSPYTDGRNTNMVYRSYRVPYQWVPQLEKPQEVAIEAIDVSTYRVPGAAPKGSASIVSVETTLPFVEGAACVATSDEGKSGG; from the coding sequence ATGGGACACTCAACAATATATCCAACTGGAGCGACGTTATACAATCCGGACAAAGCTTGGGGCGGTTATACCGTTTATCAGGCAGGTGAGGAAGGCGTAGTGTTGATCGATATGAATGGCAAGGAGGTTCACCTGTGGAAAGGATTATTAGGTTTTCCGGCCAAAATATTACCTGGCGGCTACGTGCTGGGCAGTACAGGTCGGAGAGATCCGAAGTTCGGTATTCAGGATAATGTCGATCTGGTTCAGGTGGATTGGGACGGCAACATTGTATGGAAATACAATAGCTACGAACACATCGAAGATCCGGGGTATGAGCCACTATGGTATGCCCGCCAGCATCATGATTATCAGCGTGAGGGTAATCCGGTAGGTTATTATGCACCTGGGCTTGCACCGAAGACGAAGAGTGGTAAAACACTTATCCTGGCTCACAAAAATGTGAGTAACCCGCAAATTTCAGATAAGCCATTGCTTGATGACGCCATTATTGAAGTGGATTGGGAGGGGAAGGTACTTTGGGAATGGCTGCCTAACGAGCACTTTGAAGAATTAGGTTTTGATGAAGCGGCTCGAAATGTTCTGTTCCGTGATCCGAATACACGTTCTTTCGGTCATTTGGGTGGTGGTGTGGGTGACTGGTTACATATTAATTCTGCTTCTTATGTTGGACCCAACCGCTTCTATGAAGACGGAGACGAACGGTTCCACCCCGACAATATTATCTGGGATGCAAGAGAGGCCAATATAATCGCTATTACAGACAGGCAGAGCGGAAAAATCGTATGGAGACTGGGCCCCGACTATACTTCAACTGAAGCGAAGCACATTGGCACAATTATCGGGCAGCATCATGCACATATCATTCCTCAGGGCCTTCCTGGAGAAGGGAACTTGCTTGTATTCGACAATGGCGGCTGGGCAGGTTACGGCCTTCCGAATCCGGCTTCCCCATTTGGATTAAAACATGCGATTCGGGATCACTCTCGTGTGCTGGAGATTAACCCGGTCACTCTGGAGATTGTCTGGCAGTATACCTCGGCAGAAGCAGGTTTCTCGGTTCCGACGGATTCTTATAAATTTTATAGCCCATACATCAGTTCCGCCCAGCGTTTACCTAACGGCAACACCTTGATAACCGAAGGTTCCAATGGCAGATTGTTCGAAGTGACAGCGGAGCATGAGCTGGTCTGGGAGTATGTCTCCCCGTACACGGATGGGCGGAATACCAATATGGTCTATCGCTCGTATCGAGTTCCTTATCAGTGGGTTCCACAGTTGGAGAAACCGCAGGAAGTTGCCATCGAAGCCATTGATGTCTCCACCTACAGGGTACCGGGAGCAGCACCCAAAGGTTCTGCATCCATCGTGAGCGTAGAGACAACTCTTCCATTTGTGGAGGGTGCAGCCTGTGTGGCAACGTCGGATGAAGGCAAGTCGGGTGGTTAA
- a CDS encoding MarR family winged helix-turn-helix transcriptional regulator produces the protein MSDRDWEALERTDWLFRKMVRRFVKERDRISVEGISLPGMLILHKIIREGEQRLGDLAEQLDFTSGAITALTDKLEKKGLTIRRRKEDDRRTVLLDITSSGREMYARNSNIGARCITLLFEGFTSEELEQQSRFYERVVANLEGFSDTVLELAENNGIQEHDRSSTINLEQKQRDNTGKSNYLSY, from the coding sequence ATGAGTGATAGGGACTGGGAAGCGTTGGAGCGGACGGATTGGTTATTTCGCAAAATGGTCAGACGATTCGTCAAGGAGCGGGATCGCATCTCTGTAGAAGGCATCAGCCTGCCGGGTATGCTTATCCTGCACAAGATCATTCGTGAGGGAGAACAGCGGCTTGGAGATCTGGCAGAACAGTTGGACTTCACATCGGGTGCCATTACAGCTCTGACCGATAAGTTGGAGAAAAAGGGACTCACCATCCGCAGACGAAAGGAAGACGACCGCCGGACGGTTTTGCTGGACATCACATCCAGCGGGCGGGAGATGTATGCGAGAAACAGCAATATCGGTGCCCGATGTATCACGCTTCTGTTTGAGGGGTTTACGAGTGAGGAACTGGAGCAGCAAAGTCGATTCTACGAGCGGGTAGTAGCGAATCTGGAGGGATTCTCGGACACGGTGCTGGAATTGGCGGAGAACAACGGGATACAAGAACATGATCGGTCCTCCACAATTAACCTTGAGCAGAAGCAGCGGGACAATACCGGGAAGAGTAACTATCTCAGTTATTGA
- a CDS encoding fumarylacetoacetate hydrolase family protein, with protein MLTNIRNVYCVGRNYKLHAEELGNAVPDEPMIFMKPSHAVVPLSGETLELPATKGEVHYEAELVVQIGRGYEPGMAVDELVDAYAFGIDFTLRDVQSVIKKKGHPWTAAKGFKNSAPVTAFQAFPGAAALLEKDFTLTKNGEEVQRGNIRNMIFSLQDIVDYVGHHYGLGPGDVIFTGTPEGVGPTQAGDVLELAWDGESLGTCTIGAAQ; from the coding sequence ATGTTGACTAACATTCGCAACGTATACTGTGTAGGACGCAATTATAAACTTCATGCGGAAGAATTGGGCAACGCGGTTCCGGATGAACCAATGATCTTTATGAAACCTTCTCATGCAGTCGTGCCCCTGAGTGGTGAAACGCTTGAATTGCCTGCTACCAAGGGTGAAGTTCACTATGAAGCTGAGCTTGTCGTGCAGATCGGCCGGGGTTATGAGCCAGGTATGGCGGTAGATGAGCTGGTGGATGCGTATGCGTTTGGTATTGATTTTACGTTACGTGACGTACAGTCCGTGATTAAGAAAAAGGGCCACCCTTGGACAGCGGCCAAAGGATTCAAAAATTCGGCTCCGGTTACTGCATTTCAGGCGTTCCCGGGGGCGGCAGCTTTACTTGAGAAAGACTTTACATTGACCAAAAATGGTGAGGAAGTCCAGCGTGGTAACATTCGTAACATGATCTTCAGTTTACAAGATATTGTGGATTATGTAGGTCACCATTACGGCCTGGGGCCGGGCGATGTCATTTTTACAGGAACACCGGAAGGTGTTGGACCAACTCAAGCAGGAGATGTGCTCGAACTGGCATGGGACGGCGAATCCTTGGGTACATGCACGATTGGGGCAGCGCAGTAA
- a CDS encoding ABC transporter substrate-binding protein: MTRSNGVYIVRVPSIITGVLILFLATALILSGCSSNAAGSGAKDATGKNTDNVKIRIADTSTNPTFRVAIAKGFFENRGIDAESITFGSPAEGVNALFIKQVDIAYGADFPVLNALAKGEYSVIASAGQTTDEAAAAWKLYARDDIQSGADLKGKKVSFIRGTFIPYLWDEYLKDQGVALSDVTQIGQGAFDEAYIALKQGDLDAAWVIGSALTDKFDALEGVHQLTDMSQTPIRLGMGLVSSNEFIQANPEKISDFLAALDEASTYAQAHPEEVADLMYQETKQPKDATLKDLPINPWEVGFTQAAYDSLAGQKQYMVDIGIIEQDFDLDTKLNLTSLQQAFPKKVTYSK; this comes from the coding sequence ATGACTAGATCGAATGGGGTGTATATTGTGAGAGTACCATCCATAATTACCGGCGTATTGATATTATTCCTGGCTACGGCACTCATATTATCCGGATGCAGTTCAAACGCAGCAGGATCTGGAGCAAAAGACGCTACCGGCAAGAATACCGATAATGTAAAAATTCGAATTGCAGATACAAGTACGAACCCAACGTTCAGGGTAGCCATTGCAAAAGGTTTTTTTGAAAACCGGGGCATAGATGCAGAGAGTATTACGTTTGGCTCACCGGCTGAAGGTGTAAATGCACTATTTATCAAACAGGTTGATATTGCGTACGGGGCGGACTTCCCTGTATTGAATGCTCTGGCTAAAGGGGAATATTCAGTCATCGCTTCTGCAGGCCAGACTACGGATGAAGCGGCAGCCGCCTGGAAGCTGTATGCAAGGGATGATATTCAGAGTGGAGCAGATTTGAAAGGCAAGAAAGTGAGTTTCATTCGAGGCACATTTATTCCATATCTATGGGATGAATATTTGAAAGATCAGGGGGTGGCGCTGAGTGATGTGACGCAAATTGGTCAGGGGGCTTTTGATGAAGCCTACATCGCACTGAAACAGGGAGACCTTGATGCCGCTTGGGTCATAGGTTCCGCGTTAACCGATAAATTCGATGCACTCGAAGGAGTACATCAGCTGACGGATATGTCTCAGACGCCTATACGCCTTGGTATGGGACTGGTATCAAGTAATGAATTCATCCAGGCAAACCCTGAAAAGATAAGTGACTTCCTTGCTGCGCTGGATGAAGCATCCACGTATGCCCAAGCGCATCCTGAAGAGGTTGCCGATCTGATGTATCAAGAGACCAAACAGCCTAAAGATGCCACGTTGAAAGATCTTCCGATCAATCCATGGGAAGTTGGATTTACGCAGGCTGCTTATGATAGTTTGGCGGGTCAGAAGCAATATATGGTGGACATTGGAATCATCGAACAGGATTTTGATCTCGACACCAAACTCAATCTGACTTCTCTCCAGCAGGCGTTTCCGAAAAAAGTGACATATAGTAAATAA
- a CDS encoding CapA family protein, producing MYPPRSDRSVERKKRKRTRDRIIWTINLLLIMTIGLVGIFYVINTRQQQADQPVKQQIVDQDQPSIGDDAKGGDQVSSPDSEESDETPEEDAEATNEETTADAGEPSGVATPDTSGNTNSEKSESGTKKPAATSTPSGTKGNAGADKETGASKPTNSAKDVTINFVGDIQFSGKVAELLDKNGYDYPFVKLGRLFKDDDLTIGNLETPITQGGTGAADKTYVYKSSPKALAAMASAGFDAVNLANNHILDQGVEGLVDTLTYLKEYGIAHTGAGMNRDEAYAPAYLERKGMKIALLGFSRVVPETSWKAEGNRAGVAEAYDSTGAVKAIQEARKKADLVIVVAHWGEERVSTPNSDQTRLAHEFVDAGADLVIGGHPHVLQGLEYYKGKWIAYSTGNFIFSRSTTEETWKTAVFQARCSADAACSMKVIPYEAGLGQAIPMIDEANKLLLQQMAKLSPGIRYDGNGVASPN from the coding sequence ATGTATCCCCCAAGATCAGATCGAAGTGTAGAGAGAAAAAAAAGAAAGCGCACCCGTGATAGAATCATCTGGACAATTAATCTTTTATTGATCATGACAATTGGTCTGGTGGGCATTTTTTATGTGATTAACACACGTCAGCAACAGGCAGACCAGCCGGTGAAGCAGCAAATTGTTGATCAGGATCAGCCTTCCATTGGAGACGATGCCAAAGGCGGGGATCAAGTAAGTTCTCCAGACTCGGAGGAGTCTGATGAGACTCCGGAAGAAGACGCCGAAGCAACGAATGAAGAAACAACAGCAGATGCAGGTGAGCCATCTGGCGTAGCGACCCCAGACACTTCAGGCAATACCAATAGTGAGAAATCAGAATCCGGAACGAAAAAACCTGCGGCAACTTCGACTCCGTCCGGCACCAAGGGAAATGCAGGTGCGGATAAGGAAACAGGGGCATCGAAACCTACCAATTCAGCGAAGGATGTCACGATTAACTTTGTTGGCGATATTCAATTCTCGGGCAAAGTTGCTGAATTGCTGGATAAGAACGGTTATGACTATCCCTTTGTCAAACTCGGCAGATTATTCAAGGATGATGATCTTACCATCGGCAACTTGGAGACTCCGATAACCCAAGGTGGTACTGGTGCAGCTGACAAAACGTATGTATACAAATCTTCGCCCAAAGCATTGGCGGCAATGGCCTCTGCGGGTTTTGATGCTGTCAATTTGGCTAACAATCATATTCTGGATCAGGGTGTAGAGGGTTTGGTAGATACGTTAACCTATCTCAAGGAATATGGCATAGCTCACACTGGGGCCGGTATGAACAGGGATGAAGCCTATGCACCAGCGTATCTGGAACGCAAAGGCATGAAGATTGCATTGCTTGGGTTCTCCCGAGTTGTACCGGAAACGAGTTGGAAGGCTGAGGGCAATCGGGCTGGCGTGGCTGAAGCCTATGATTCCACAGGAGCGGTCAAAGCGATCCAGGAGGCCCGTAAGAAGGCTGATCTGGTAATCGTGGTTGCTCACTGGGGCGAGGAACGTGTAAGTACTCCGAACAGTGACCAGACCCGATTGGCTCATGAGTTTGTCGATGCCGGCGCAGATCTGGTCATAGGTGGTCATCCTCATGTGTTGCAAGGGTTGGAGTATTATAAGGGGAAATGGATTGCATACAGTACGGGGAATTTCATTTTCTCCAGATCAACAACCGAAGAGACATGGAAAACGGCGGTATTTCAGGCACGCTGTAGTGCTGATGCAGCTTGCAGCATGAAAGTCATCCCTTATGAGGCCGGGCTTGGTCAGGCCATTCCAATGATTGATGAGGCAAACAAACTGCTGCTGCAACAGATGGCAAAGCTCTCGCCAGGCATTCGATATGATGGAAATGGAGTCGCTTCGCCAAATTAA
- the hemY gene encoding protoporphyrinogen oxidase, with product MGDKKRRVVVVGGGLTGLSAAFYIRKHYREAGVEPVITLVEKSSSMGGMIETLHRDGFVIEKGPDSFLARKTAMIDLAKELEIDHELVSQNPESKKTYIMQRGKLHPMPAGLVLGIPTELRPFLRSGLVSPAGKLRALMDFVIPPRRTTEDESLGYMIERRLGAEVLENLTEPLLAGIYAGDMRRLSLQATFPQFGEVERDYGSLIRGMMTGRKPAETHTGTKRSAFLNFRQGLQSLVHALVHELQDVDQRLNTAVKSLQRLDGTQTRYHVELENGEMLEADDVVVTVPTYVASDLLKPHVDTAALDAINYVSVANVVLAFEKKEVEHVFDGSGFLVPRKEGRNITACTWTSTKWLHTSPDDKVLLRCYVGRSGDEQNVELPDEALTDLVLKDLRETMGIEAVPIFSEITRLRKSMPQYPVGHLQHIASLREELGSKLPGVYIAGAGYEGVGLPDCIKQAKEMSILATQALVAD from the coding sequence ATGGGTGATAAGAAACGCCGTGTTGTTGTCGTCGGCGGTGGCCTTACCGGCCTCAGCGCGGCATTTTATATCCGCAAGCATTACCGGGAAGCGGGCGTTGAACCCGTGATTACTTTGGTTGAGAAAAGTTCGTCCATGGGAGGCATGATTGAGACACTGCACCGGGATGGATTTGTGATTGAAAAAGGGCCCGATTCCTTCCTGGCTCGCAAAACAGCAATGATTGATCTTGCCAAAGAATTGGAGATCGATCATGAGCTGGTCAGTCAGAATCCGGAGTCGAAGAAAACGTATATCATGCAACGTGGCAAGCTTCATCCTATGCCAGCAGGACTTGTTCTCGGTATCCCGACAGAACTAAGACCATTCCTGAGAAGTGGTCTGGTCTCTCCGGCAGGCAAACTGCGGGCGTTGATGGATTTTGTCATCCCGCCACGTCGTACAACAGAGGATGAATCGCTCGGTTATATGATTGAACGTCGTCTTGGAGCAGAAGTGCTGGAGAACTTGACGGAACCACTGCTCGCAGGAATCTATGCAGGTGATATGCGGCGATTGAGCCTCCAGGCTACCTTCCCGCAGTTCGGCGAAGTAGAGCGCGATTACGGCAGCTTGATTCGGGGCATGATGACTGGCCGGAAACCGGCTGAGACGCATACCGGAACCAAACGGAGCGCTTTTCTGAACTTTCGTCAGGGACTGCAGAGTCTTGTTCATGCACTCGTCCATGAGTTGCAGGATGTGGATCAACGTCTGAACACCGCGGTGAAGTCACTGCAACGTCTTGATGGCACGCAGACCAGATATCATGTTGAGCTGGAAAATGGTGAAATGCTTGAAGCGGATGATGTAGTGGTTACTGTGCCGACATATGTCGCGTCAGATCTGTTGAAGCCTCATGTGGATACAGCGGCACTGGATGCGATTAACTATGTATCTGTGGCCAATGTAGTGCTCGCTTTTGAGAAAAAAGAGGTGGAGCATGTATTCGACGGATCGGGTTTCCTCGTTCCGCGGAAAGAGGGTCGGAATATTACGGCTTGTACGTGGACATCGACCAAATGGCTGCATACCAGCCCGGACGATAAAGTACTGCTCCGCTGTTATGTCGGTCGCTCGGGTGACGAACAGAACGTAGAGCTTCCAGACGAAGCGTTGACGGATCTGGTTCTCAAAGATTTGAGAGAGACGATGGGTATCGAAGCGGTGCCGATCTTCTCCGAGATTACAAGGCTTCGTAAATCCATGCCTCAGTATCCGGTGGGACACCTCCAACATATTGCTTCCCTGCGTGAGGAACTTGGCAGCAAGTTACCGGGTGTGTACATTGCAGGTGCAGGTTATGAGGGCGTAGGCTTGCCGGATTGCATCAAACAAGCGAAGGAAATGTCTATTTTGGCAACACAGGCGCTTGTAGCAGATTAA
- a CDS encoding MFS transporter yields MKTWKVNLIVLWFGQFLVNSGMTMITPFLSLYLARDLGVVGEHEIGIWAGFIFAANFLTSFLFQPLWGKLSDKYGRKVMLLRSGFGMAIVIALMGLAQNPWQLLLLRLLNGTISGFNPAAVALISGTTPKDRMGFAMGISQSGQVAGTILGPLIGGLLADAVGFRPIFYITGGLIFVASMLAMFLVREKFDRQEAAKLPAQSVLSGLKELNKSPQLPALFAVTFLLQFAMISPMSLLPLYVQKLHASDVNVAFWAGMVGAVTGLSNMAMSPILGKLSDRIGPHKVLTFSLIGTGLMLIPQAFVQTVWQLIVVRFMMGVFMGGLLPSVNALIRSYTSDSMISRAFSFNTSTLALGNMLGAIIGGFMAGFIGIEGLFIVSGGLLLLNMVWVRFKLYNKPASIRES; encoded by the coding sequence TTGAAAACGTGGAAAGTAAACCTCATTGTGCTTTGGTTCGGACAATTTTTGGTCAATTCGGGCATGACCATGATTACCCCATTTTTGTCTCTTTATCTCGCAAGAGATCTTGGCGTTGTTGGCGAACATGAAATTGGCATTTGGGCGGGATTTATTTTTGCAGCCAATTTCCTCACCTCATTTTTGTTTCAACCGCTGTGGGGTAAGTTATCGGACAAGTATGGTCGTAAAGTTATGCTGCTTCGTTCGGGATTCGGGATGGCCATCGTAATTGCCCTTATGGGTCTGGCACAGAATCCCTGGCAGCTTCTCTTATTGCGTTTGCTTAACGGTACAATCTCCGGGTTCAATCCTGCGGCTGTTGCACTGATATCGGGTACCACGCCGAAAGACCGCATGGGTTTCGCTATGGGAATCAGTCAGTCCGGGCAGGTTGCCGGCACAATTCTGGGTCCACTCATTGGTGGCTTGTTAGCGGATGCGGTAGGCTTCCGCCCCATTTTCTACATTACAGGTGGACTGATCTTTGTTGCTTCCATGCTCGCCATGTTCCTGGTGAGAGAGAAGTTTGACCGTCAAGAAGCAGCCAAACTGCCGGCACAATCCGTATTGTCCGGTCTGAAGGAATTGAACAAGTCACCTCAACTGCCCGCACTGTTTGCTGTGACGTTCCTGTTGCAGTTTGCAATGATCAGCCCCATGTCACTCTTGCCGCTGTATGTGCAAAAATTGCATGCTTCGGATGTAAATGTGGCCTTCTGGGCAGGAATGGTCGGTGCAGTTACGGGACTATCCAATATGGCTATGTCTCCGATTCTCGGGAAGCTGAGTGACCGGATTGGTCCTCACAAGGTACTTACGTTCTCACTCATTGGAACAGGACTCATGCTTATTCCGCAGGCATTTGTTCAGACCGTGTGGCAGCTCATTGTTGTTCGTTTCATGATGGGTGTATTCATGGGTGGCCTGCTTCCGAGCGTTAATGCCTTGATCCGTTCCTATACATCCGATAGCATGATCAGCCGTGCATTCAGTTTTAATACGAGTACCCTTGCGTTAGGCAACATGCTTGGAGCGATCATTGGAGGTTTTATGGCAGGATTCATCGGGATCGAAGGTCTGTTTATCGTCTCTGGCGGACTGCTGCTGCTTAATATGGTTTGGGTCCGATTCAAATTGTATAACAAACCTGCTTCTATTCGGGAATCCTGA